Proteins from a genomic interval of Chanodichthys erythropterus isolate Z2021 chromosome 8, ASM2448905v1, whole genome shotgun sequence:
- the LOC137025154 gene encoding single-pass membrane and coiled-coil domain-containing protein 3-like, producing the protein MWSDIFYPDNPKRREQLIRKSQEFKDLMKSNFYATNQLIDVMNEHLSCSFQHIEMTEGSSLQDNCKVMIDCMHKIQAEIEKIDKELKEKLEPTLYEKLLSLSLTPEDFKLVSKVVEGVCGVATALSPIVVGVLVRDGVILANITSMCVAFTAGSFASLALGVVFLGIDMIVEAILGSIERDNLEKALKEYDDALSEFKPASEKYQDKITFVRMKIEEIEKYEMQV; encoded by the coding sequence ATGTGGAGTGACATCTTCTACCCTGATAATCCCAAGAGAAGGGAGCAGCTCATCCGCAAAAGTCAAGAGTTTAAAGATCTGATGAAGAGCAACTTCTATGCCACCAACCAACTAATTGATGTTATGAACGAGCACTTGAGCTGCTCCTTCCAACATATCGAGATGACTGAGGGATCTTCTCTCCAGGATAACTGTAAAGTGATGATTGACTGCATGCATAAGATCCAGGCAGAGATAGAGAAGATTGACAAGGAGCTGAAGGAGAAGCTGGAACCCACCCTGTATGAGAAACTGCTAAGCCTGTCTCTGACTCCAGAAGACTTTAAACTGGTTTCAAAAGTTGTTGAAGGAGTTTGTGGTGTTGCAACTGCGCTATCTCCTATTGTAGTTGGTGTTTTAGTACGTGATGGAGTAATTCTGGCAAACATTACAAGTATGTGTGTAGCATTTACAGCAGGGTCATTTGCCAGTCTTGCATTGGGAGTGGTGTTTTTGGGGATCGACATGATTGTTGAGGCCATTCTTGGGAGCATTGAGCGTGATAACCTTGAGAAGGCCCTGAAAGAGTATGACGACGCTTTGAGTGAGTTCAAACCAGCATCTGAAAAATATCAGGATAAAATTACCTTTGTCAGGATGAAAATTGAGGAAATTGAAAAATACGAAATGcaagtttaa